Proteins encoded by one window of Elaeis guineensis isolate ETL-2024a chromosome 12, EG11, whole genome shotgun sequence:
- the LOC105055788 gene encoding bifunctional TH2 protein, mitochondrial isoform X2, with amino-acid sequence MRFLSHLLPLRRNPNPSYCFFSLSAPRSLASTCPRFGFLNRDRPPRCLPKGFRSIAAANQRASPPRLVPERAVATRSWPSSAGRAMAGVAAAVEEGSAAKRFWIRSRKEAVFAEYTPFVVCLAAGRLEMEAFRNYIAQDVHFLRTFAQAYEMAEECADDDDAKAAITDLRKAVLEELKMHNSFVQEWGIDPTKEIIPIPATVKYTDFLLATAAGKVEGGKGPGKIVTPFEKTKIAAYTVGAMTPCMRLYAFLGKELQMYLQHDENGHPYKKWIDNYSSESFEADAVQIEELLDKLSVSLTGEELEVIEKLYRQAMKLEIEFFLAQPIVQPAVVPLTRLHDPANCLVIFSDFDLTCTVVDSSAILAEIAILSASKTDQTGTENLDARRSSSEMRNSWDALSKQYTEEYEQCIESLLPEEEAKTFDYEGLYKSLGQLSEFEKRANSRVIESGVLKGMNLDDIKRAGERLILQDGCIDFFQKVVKEKENLNVDLHVLSYCWCADLIRSAFSSGPADVTQTHDMGVQKYSTWEPLKIRHRDTSVYYIFVQICIDLCFD; translated from the exons ATGAGATTCCTCTCCCATCTTCTCCCTCTCCGCCGAAACCCAAACCCTAGCTATTGCTTCTTCTCGCTCTCCGCACCCAGATCCCTTGCCTCCACCTGCCCCCGATTCGGTTTCTTGAATCGAGATCGCCCCCCGCGTTGCCTTCCGAAGGGGTTCCGATCTATCGCCGCGGCGAATCAGCGGGCGTCGCCTCCAAGATTGGTGCCGGAGAGGGCGGTCGCCACGCGTTCTTGGCCTTCTTCAGCCGGACGAGCCATGGCAGGGGTGGCGGCGGCGGTTGAAGAGGGCTCGGCGGCGAAGCGGTTCTGGATCAGGTCCCGCAAGGAGGCAGTGTTCGCGGAGTACACCCCGTTCGTGGTGTGCCTGGCGGCAGGGAGACTGGAGATGGAGGCCTTCCGGAACTACATTGCTCAGGACGTGCACTTCCTTAGAACTTTTGCCCAAGC GTATGAGATGGCGGAAGAGTGTGCTGATGATGATGATGCGAAGGCTGCAATAACTGATCTGAGGAAAGCTGTTTTGGAGGAACTGAAAATGCACAATTCATTTGTCCAG GAATGGGGCATAGACCCCACTAAAGAAATCATTCCTATCCCTGCAACAGTGAAGTACACCGACTTTCTGCTTGCAACAGCTGCAGGAAAAGTTGAAGGAGGGAAAGGTCCTGGGAAAATTGTCACTCCTTTTGAGAAGACAAAAATTGCTGCTTATACTGTAGGTGCCATGACTCCTTGCATGAGGCTTTATGCATTCCTGGGAAAAGAGCTCCAGATGTATCTGCAACATGACGAAAATGGTCATCCCTACAAAAAGTGGATTGATAATTATTCCTCTGAAAGTTTTGAG GCAGATGCTGTGCAAATAGAAGAATTGCTTGACAAATTGAGTGTTTCATTGACTGGGGAGGAGCTTGAAGTCATAGAAAAGCTTTACCGCCAAGCTATGAAACTTGAAATTGAATTTTTTCTTGCTCAGCCAATTGTCCAACCAGCTGTAGTTCCATTGACAAGACTGCATGATCCAGCAAATTGCCTtgtcattttttctgattttgacTTGACATGCACTGTAGTTGATTCCTCTGCCATTTTAGCAGAGATTGCAATATTAAGTGCTTCAAAGACTGATCAGACTGGGACTGAAAATTTGGATGCTCGAAGATCTTCTTCAGAAATGAGAAACTCATGGGATGCTCTTTCTAAACAGTATACAGAAGAGTATGAGCAGTGCATAGAAAGCTTACTTCCAGAAGAAGAAG CTAAAACATTTGATTATGAAGGCCTTTACAAAAGTTTGGGCCAGCTCTCTGAGTTTGAGAAACGAGCAAATTCCAGGGTTATTGAGTCTGGGGTGCTAAAGGGAATGAATCTAGATGACATAAAAAGAGCTGGGGAACGTTTGATCCTTCAAGATGGTTGTATAGATTTTTTTCAGAAGGTTGTGAAGGAAAAGGAAAATCTGAATGTAGATCTCCATGTACTTTCATATTGTTGGTGTGCGGATCTAATAAGGTCAGCCTTTTCATCAG GTCCTGCTGATGTTACTCAGACCCATGATATGGGTGTCCAGAAATATTCGACATGGGAACCTTTAAAAATCAGACACAGGGATACATCTGTATATTATATATTTGTGCAAATATGTATTGATTTATGTTTTGATTAG
- the LOC105055790 gene encoding GDSL esterase/lipase At5g33370, with product MKMNASPSVFFSLIAGLVVLGTLPVSSEAARAFFVFGDSLVDNGNNNYLATTARADRPPYGIDYPTHQATGRFSNGLNLPDIISENLGAEPTLPYLSPELRGEKLLVGANFASAGIGILNDTGIQFVNIIRIRKQVQYFQQYQQRLSSLIGSAQARRLVNQALVLITLGGNDFVNNYYLVPYSARSREFSLPDYVTYLISEYKQILASLYELGARRVLVTGTGPLGCVPAELALRSTTGRCDPELNRASDLFNPQLIQALTEINSQIGSDVFVAVNSRKMHSDFISNPQAYGFATSKIACCGQGPYNGIGLCTPLSSVCPNRNLYAFWDQYHPTEKANRIIVSQFMTGSTEYMNPMNLSTILAMDARS from the exons ATGAAGATGAATGCCTCTCCTTCTGTCTTCTTCTCTCTGATTGCTGGCCTGGTAgttcttggaactcttccagtctCCTCGGAGGCAGCTCGTGCCTTCTTTGTTTTTGGAGATTCTCTTGTTGACAACGGCAACAACAACTATCTAGCAACCACAGCTCGAGCCGATCGACCTCCTTATGGCATTGACTACCCAACTCACCAAGCAACCGGCCGCTTCTCCAATGGGCTCAACCTCCCTGACATAATAA GTGAAAATCTTGGAGCTGAACCCACATTGCCATACTTGAGCCCTGAGCTCCGAGGAGAAAAGCTACTTGTGGGTGCCAACTTTGCATCAGCAGGCATCGGTATTCTCAACGATACTGGAATCCAATTT GTGAACATAATTAGGATACGGAAGCAAGTGCAATACTTCCAGCAGTACCAACAAAGATTGAGCTCCCTGATAGGTTCAGCACAAGCACGGCGTCTTGTGAACCAAGCGCTCGTTCTGATTACCCTGGGGGGCAACGATTTCGTTAACAACTACTACTTGGTGCCTTATTCTGCAAGATCTAGAGAGTTCTCCTTGCCTGATTACGTTACCTATTTGATCTCCGAATACAAGCAGATACTTGCA AGCCTGTATGAATTGGGAGCCCGTCGGGTCCTGGTCACTGGGACGGGGCCCCTTGGTTGCGTCCCAGCAGAGCTTGCATTGAGGAGCACTACTGGCCGATGCGACCCTGAGCTTAATCGAGCCTCGGACCTCTTCAATCCCCAGCTGATCCAGGCACTGACGGAGATCAACAGCCAGATTGGCTCGGACGTTTTCGTCGCAGTGAATTCCCGCAAGATGCACTCGGACTTCATATCCAACCCACAAGCATACG GTTTTGCTACATCAAAGATCGCATGCTGCGGTCAAGGACCTTATAACGGCATCGGACTCTGCACACCCTTGTCCAGTGTGTGCCCGAACCGGAACCTCTATGCATTCTGGGACCAATACCATCCAACGGAGAAAGCCAACCGGATCATTGTAAGCCAGTTCATGACTGGATCAACCGAGTACATGAACCCCATGAACTTGAGCACCATCCTGGCCATGGATGCACGATCCTAA
- the LOC105055788 gene encoding bifunctional TH2 protein, mitochondrial isoform X1: MRFLSHLLPLRRNPNPSYCFFSLSAPRSLASTCPRFGFLNRDRPPRCLPKGFRSIAAANQRASPPRLVPERAVATRSWPSSAGRAMAGVAAAVEEGSAAKRFWIRSRKEAVFAEYTPFVVCLAAGRLEMEAFRNYIAQDVHFLRTFAQAYEMAEECADDDDAKAAITDLRKAVLEELKMHNSFVQEWGIDPTKEIIPIPATVKYTDFLLATAAGKVEGGKGPGKIVTPFEKTKIAAYTVGAMTPCMRLYAFLGKELQMYLQHDENGHPYKKWIDNYSSESFEADAVQIEELLDKLSVSLTGEELEVIEKLYRQAMKLEIEFFLAQPIVQPAVVPLTRLHDPANCLVIFSDFDLTCTVVDSSAILAEIAILSASKTDQTGTENLDARRSSSEMRNSWDALSKQYTEEYEQCIESLLPEEEAKTFDYEGLYKSLGQLSEFEKRANSRVIESGVLKGMNLDDIKRAGERLILQDGCIDFFQKVVKEKENLNVDLHVLSYCWCADLIRSAFSSVGCLNDLNIHSNEFNYEESISTGEIVRKMESPMDKVEAFKSILSNLGSNEKRLSVYIGDSVGDLLCLLEADVGIVIGSSTSLRRIGKQFGVSFVPLFRGLINKQRQLNEKDSSIWKGLSGVLYTASSWSEIQAFILGA, encoded by the exons ATGAGATTCCTCTCCCATCTTCTCCCTCTCCGCCGAAACCCAAACCCTAGCTATTGCTTCTTCTCGCTCTCCGCACCCAGATCCCTTGCCTCCACCTGCCCCCGATTCGGTTTCTTGAATCGAGATCGCCCCCCGCGTTGCCTTCCGAAGGGGTTCCGATCTATCGCCGCGGCGAATCAGCGGGCGTCGCCTCCAAGATTGGTGCCGGAGAGGGCGGTCGCCACGCGTTCTTGGCCTTCTTCAGCCGGACGAGCCATGGCAGGGGTGGCGGCGGCGGTTGAAGAGGGCTCGGCGGCGAAGCGGTTCTGGATCAGGTCCCGCAAGGAGGCAGTGTTCGCGGAGTACACCCCGTTCGTGGTGTGCCTGGCGGCAGGGAGACTGGAGATGGAGGCCTTCCGGAACTACATTGCTCAGGACGTGCACTTCCTTAGAACTTTTGCCCAAGC GTATGAGATGGCGGAAGAGTGTGCTGATGATGATGATGCGAAGGCTGCAATAACTGATCTGAGGAAAGCTGTTTTGGAGGAACTGAAAATGCACAATTCATTTGTCCAG GAATGGGGCATAGACCCCACTAAAGAAATCATTCCTATCCCTGCAACAGTGAAGTACACCGACTTTCTGCTTGCAACAGCTGCAGGAAAAGTTGAAGGAGGGAAAGGTCCTGGGAAAATTGTCACTCCTTTTGAGAAGACAAAAATTGCTGCTTATACTGTAGGTGCCATGACTCCTTGCATGAGGCTTTATGCATTCCTGGGAAAAGAGCTCCAGATGTATCTGCAACATGACGAAAATGGTCATCCCTACAAAAAGTGGATTGATAATTATTCCTCTGAAAGTTTTGAG GCAGATGCTGTGCAAATAGAAGAATTGCTTGACAAATTGAGTGTTTCATTGACTGGGGAGGAGCTTGAAGTCATAGAAAAGCTTTACCGCCAAGCTATGAAACTTGAAATTGAATTTTTTCTTGCTCAGCCAATTGTCCAACCAGCTGTAGTTCCATTGACAAGACTGCATGATCCAGCAAATTGCCTtgtcattttttctgattttgacTTGACATGCACTGTAGTTGATTCCTCTGCCATTTTAGCAGAGATTGCAATATTAAGTGCTTCAAAGACTGATCAGACTGGGACTGAAAATTTGGATGCTCGAAGATCTTCTTCAGAAATGAGAAACTCATGGGATGCTCTTTCTAAACAGTATACAGAAGAGTATGAGCAGTGCATAGAAAGCTTACTTCCAGAAGAAGAAG CTAAAACATTTGATTATGAAGGCCTTTACAAAAGTTTGGGCCAGCTCTCTGAGTTTGAGAAACGAGCAAATTCCAGGGTTATTGAGTCTGGGGTGCTAAAGGGAATGAATCTAGATGACATAAAAAGAGCTGGGGAACGTTTGATCCTTCAAGATGGTTGTATAGATTTTTTTCAGAAGGTTGTGAAGGAAAAGGAAAATCTGAATGTAGATCTCCATGTACTTTCATATTGTTGGTGTGCGGATCTAATAAGGTCAGCCTTTTCATCAG TAGGTTGCCTAAATGATTTGAACATACACTCAAATGAGTTCAACTATGAGGAATCTATTTCAACGGGCGAAATTGTTAGGAAGATGGAATCACCCATGGACAAGGTCGAAGCATTCAAAAGTATCTTAAGCAACCTTGGAAGCAATGAGAAGCGCTTATCTGTGTATATTGGAGATTCTGTTGGTGACTTGCTTTGTTTATTGGAAGCAGATGTTGGTATTGTGATTGGATCAAGCACTAGCTTAAGGAGAATTGGGAAGCAGTTCGGTGTTTCTTTTGTTCCACTCTTCCGCGGTTTGATAAACAAGCAAAGACAACTTAATGaaaaagactcatctatctggaAGGGGTTGTCTGGTGTTCTATATACAGCATCAAGCTGGTCAGAAATACAAGCTTTTATTTTGGgggcataa